Proteins found in one Nitrospiria bacterium genomic segment:
- a CDS encoding NAD-dependent epimerase/dehydratase family protein produces MKALVLGAPGHLGSNLVRVLLQKGYPVRAFKRSGKKTTSLDGLPIEFAEGDFLQQGTLLRAMEGCDVLFHAGGYYPLKTISAKDAVSHALREIDSILNSAREMDIQKVIFTSTLTQIGFPKEPKRLADETNPFETRFTNNPYLMAKQAMEEEIRNQVAGGLPVVMVNPTVFFGPYDSRPTSGTQILMIAKQQMPAYVDGPINVIDVRDVAIGEVLALEKGKIGERYILGNWNTTQRELNELIAKLANVPAPKLKVPGGLARLGVKIGEAALSLMGKDPPVPSFIVEALCHFQHYDCQKAVQDLGLPQSPVENAIRDALTWFKEHHYLSS; encoded by the coding sequence ATGAAGGCATTGGTCCTTGGAGCCCCAGGCCATCTCGGATCGAATTTAGTTCGTGTCCTTTTACAAAAAGGGTACCCGGTGCGGGCCTTTAAGCGGTCTGGGAAAAAAACTACTAGCCTGGATGGGCTTCCCATTGAATTTGCCGAGGGAGATTTTTTGCAGCAGGGAACGCTTCTCCGGGCTATGGAGGGTTGCGATGTCCTTTTCCATGCGGGTGGTTACTATCCTCTTAAAACCATTTCGGCAAAAGACGCTGTTTCACATGCTTTAAGAGAAATCGATTCCATTTTGAATTCCGCAAGGGAGATGGATATTCAAAAAGTAATTTTTACCAGTACCTTGACCCAGATCGGATTTCCAAAAGAACCTAAACGATTAGCCGATGAAACCAATCCCTTTGAAACCCGATTTACCAATAATCCTTACCTCATGGCCAAGCAGGCTATGGAGGAAGAGATTAGAAATCAAGTGGCCGGTGGCCTGCCTGTGGTGATGGTGAACCCAACTGTGTTTTTCGGACCCTATGACTCCCGGCCGACCAGCGGGACCCAAATCCTAATGATTGCCAAGCAGCAGATGCCTGCCTATGTGGATGGCCCCATCAATGTCATTGATGTCCGGGATGTGGCCATTGGGGAGGTTCTCGCTTTGGAAAAGGGGAAAATTGGGGAACGTTATATCCTTGGAAATTGGAATACAACCCAAAGAGAATTAAATGAGTTGATTGCAAAGCTGGCCAATGTTCCCGCTCCAAAACTCAAAGTTCCTGGTGGACTTGCCCGTTTGGGAGTAAAAATTGGGGAAGCGGCATTGAGTCTTATGGGGAAAGATCCTCCTGTTCCCTCTTTTATTGTTGAGGCCCTGTGTCATTTTCAACATTACGATTGCCAAAAAGCGGTTCAGGATCTTGGCCTACCTCAAAGTCCGGTTGAAAATGCTATTCGGGATGCCCTTACCTGGTTTAAAGAGCATCATTATCTATCCTCTTAG